AAAAAGCGAAGAAGTGGTTTAAATGGACGTGGCTCTTCTTTAGAATATTTATCGTGAAGATCCAACTGTAAAAGAAGTAAATTGAGAAAATCCCTCGCACTATGTTCTTTAGGTTCTTTTTCAAAGGCAAATGGATTGGTGAAAATGCCGCGTCCAATCATGACACCATCAATGCCGTATTGTTCTGCTAATTTTAATCCTGTTGCGCGGTCAGGAATATCTCCATTAATGGTTAACAACGTATTTGGAGCAATTTCATCGCGTAATTTTTTTATTTCAGGGATTAGTTCCCAATGTGCATCTACTTTACTCATCTCTTTTTTTGTACGAAGGTGAATGGAAAGATTCGCAATATCTTGTTTCAATATATGTCCTAACCAATCGCGCCACTCGTCAATATCAGAGTAACCCAATCTTGTTTTAACACTAACCGGCAATCCACCTGCTTTTGCTGCTTGAATAATTTCTGCTGCAACTTCAGGATGTTGTATTAAGCCAGCACCTTTTCCATTGGCTGCGACGTTTTGTACTGGGCATCCCATGTTTAAATCGATACCACGAAAACCAAGTTTTTTCATATCAATACTCATCTGTTCAAAAAATGCAGGTTTATTGCCCCAAATATGAGCGACAATCGGTTGCTCATCTTCTGTGAACGTTAATCGACCACGTACACTGTCTTTTCCTACAGGGTGACAATAACTTTCTGTATTTGTGAATTCTGTGAAAAATACGTCGGGTTTTGCAGCTTCACTAATGACGTGACGAAATACAACATCTGTGACATCTTCCATTGGTGCTAATATAAAAAACGGCTTCGGTAAATCAAGCCAAAAATTATGTTCGTTACTCATTATATCTCCTTCTCTTGCAACATATAAAAAATATTTTAGCTATAGCAAAGTCCTTTCCCCATCATAAATAGTATCATTTCTTTTCCTTTAATGCACAGAATTAATTGTGTGAGCGACAGACACATTTTTGGTGTCTGTCACCTATCACACATCAAACTTGATGTTGTTGAATTTGTATGAAGTGAATGTTTATTCTGCCCCATTTTCGTTATAATGATAAGGTATGTCTGTTTTGAAGAGGTACACAAGCATTGTGGGAATATTCCTTTTTGATTCAGATTGGTTGTTGAATGAGAACTGCAAGAATATCCGCCAACTTTTCGTCAATGGGAATTCGATGACCTTGAACATAAGTCTTTTCAATATCCGTTACAATGAGTATTTGCCGTTTAGTTTTACTAAGCAGTCCGAAGTTAAGCCTAACACATCGGAAATGCGCAGCTCGTCGTCACTATTATGGAAGCCGTGCTCAAGATAGAAGAAACGGTGCTGAAAACAGCTTATCCTTATCTGATCCGTTCGCTGTCCAACCCTCTTTATATACATATGCCATTACGAAGACATTCGGCTGCTTATTTGTTTCGCCATTATAAATGTCATCTCTCCGGTGAAATTCAAAATGAAGAAAATGCCTACCTTTGATTGAAGGAATAATACTCTTGAAACTTCCTATGGAAGTCTAAGAACTTGGGAGTTTTAGAAATAATTATTTACTCTTATTCAAAGTTCGACTAATCATTTCCCGTTTAATCTACGTCTGCGCGTGATACAAAGAGCAGTAGCAACAACTCCTAAAGTTAATAAAGAAATGATGATTTTACGATTATTCATTCTACCCATTATGGACGTCATCCATTGCATACATTCTCACCGCCTCTTGCTGAATTGGGATCATAACAGAGGAACAATCTCTATTCTGTGTAGAGATCTAATCCTTGATTCAGACAAAGTATTACAGCAATGAGTTTAGGTCGCGCCAATTAACAAATCATTCATAGTCATTCATAAAAAATTTATATCATTTCAACAGTAGTTATAAACCTATGCCGGTCTGATTAGATATTTCCTTTCGCACCTTATTGGCCATAGTCAAGAAGGTTTATTTTTATGATAAAAAAGATGAAGCAAAAGCCGATTTGCCCAATCAGTGAAATGGGAAATCGGCTGGAAAAGCCTTTATATTGGGCCTCTTCGTTTTCCAATTGTTGAATGCGGCCTTCCACTTGCTGAACGATTTGGTCCGTTTGCTACGCTACATTTGTAAAAAGCGTTTTAGCTTCTTGATTTTGAGTTGATAATGCAAATTGTTCAAGGCTCGCTTGTGCGCTTTTCAAAGAAGCGAGGCAAGTCTTAACTTGGGACACAACTGTCACCGATATCACTTCCTTTCAAGGAGTCAGCTATAGCTTTATGCGTAAAATGATCAAATGGAGTTCCTTTTTTTGTGGCGAAAAAAAAGATTTCATTGTACAGGAAGCATTTTGTAAACTTCTTTAATACTTGGCACTCGTATTGCGCAGATTGAAACAAGTCCAAATAACTGTTCTCGTGTCGTATATAATTACCATCATCATACCAATTCATGAATAGGTTATTCCATTTCTTTCGTTCACAAAGATACGGCTCCATGACAATGACTTTTCCGTCTGGTTTCAAGATCCTTTCGAATTCAAGCAGATACCCCTTGATTTGCTTGTCATCGATATGATGAAGAACGGCTACAATAAAAATATAGTCGATTGAATCATTTTGGGCTGGAATCAAATTTTCTTTAAAAATCATAAAATTATGATTCGGAAATAGCCGCTTTGCAAGTCCAACCCTTTTACCATCAGGTTCTATGTCAAGATAAAGACCAGGGTTGAAAATACTGTAATTTGCACCAGTACCGGATCCAAAATCAAGAACAGTTTTGTTCTCTAAATGGAAATGGTTTTTTATATGTTCATGGATATATTTATTTGTGAACCACTTTGGACGAACAAACCAATGATACATTTGTGGAGATAAAGGCATATATTTACCACCTTTCATTTATGTAACGAAAAGTAATATAACTCAGTTACCCGGTAAACATTCATGGAAAACATTAACTTGACCCTTATTCACTAGATTTACGACCATAATAATGTAACTCAATTTCCCTATCGACATTCAAGGGGAAAATTATATGACACAAAATTTACTGTATAGATATTTAATTATTGATTTGGTGTGCCAAGAAAAACGTTTTCCTTTTACGGAAAAGAATTATAAGTTTGATGTCAGTCTTTTGGACAAATAAATTGATTTGTTCAAATACGTTGACTGAGGAGGATTAAACTGTGCCGGACTGGTTAGTAATTGCTTTTCGTACTTTATTGGCCATAGCCGTCCTTTTTTCATGACGAAATTGTTGGGAAAAGGTAAATTTCCCAGCTTTCGTTCTTCGAGTACACTACAGGAATTACAATCGGCAGCTTGGCAGCATATATTTCGTTGGATTTGGAAGAAAATTGGTATCTAGGAATAATTTCTTTGGGGGTATGGGTCGCGGTATCTGTAGCTAAGCTCGCTATTGAGAATGCAGGATTAACACAAGAGCAAATCAATTTCTTTATTGGCGGCGATTTGATGAATCAAATCATCAGTACCAGTTTTGCGCAAGAACGTTAACGATTCCTTATATCGGTATATTCGGGACATGCGTTCAATATGGGAGCCGCGATGGCTCCTGCGGTAGTAGACACGATCCAGGCTCATTTCCGTGATTTTCGGATCGAGCCCGGGTATTACGATCTGATTGTGACAGGCGACCTGCTAAAGTGGGATATGAAATCGCATGTGATTTATTTGAGAAACATAAAGTGCCAATGCGTCAAACGGAATATAAAGATTGTGGAATGATGATTTACGATTACGAAAAACAGATGGTACAGGCTGGAGCTAGCGGTTGCGGATGCTCGGCGGTCGTTACGTATGGCGACCTGGGTGAAACGATTGCGCAACAATGAACTAAACCTGATTCTGGTTGTGGCAACCGGTGCGCTTCTTTCCCGATTACAAGCTTCGGTAATGCCCTTATGCACGGTGCCTTGGAAGAAATAAAAACGAGCGGCTGGATTGGCCTTGTTACAGGCATATTTGAAGTCACTAGTGCGGGCATTTCAGCAGCTATTATCTTTTCATTTTTGGCAGCTTTGTTCGTTAAGCCCAAGGGATAAATCGGTATGTAAACTACTTTTAGCCTCTAGAATAAAGGAGAGAGCAATCGGGCAAAGACTTCTTTCATCTTTTGAATCCTGGAGCGCTTTTCGAATTCCGAAAGCGAAATTTCATAACTTACGCTTAGATCTCGGTAAAAATCTTGTACCAGGCGATCAACGACCTTGCCGTCAAAAAAGACCGCATTAAGTTCAAATTGCTCGCAAAAGCTGCGCATATCCATATTTGCGCTACCGGAGCACGCCAATTGATCGGAAATAATTACTTTGGCATGGATAAACCCTTTTTTATAACAATAAAACCGTACTCCTGCCTACAGCAATTCCTGAACATAAGACAAAGAATCGTTGTAAACAATCTTTTTATCGGGAGTCGACGGTATAATAACCCGAACATCGATACCTCTGCGGACGGCTGTTTTTAGTGCTAGCAAATACTGGGGTCAGGAATGAAATAAGGCGTCTCAATATAAATCCGCTTCTTTGCCGATATGATAAAGGAGAAAATAAACTCCAGGATCGGCTCGTCCGGACCGCTTTTTACGATTTGCACCAATTCTTTCCCTTGACTTTTCTGAATAGGATAATAAAAGGAATCGGTTATGATTTGTTCTTTGGCCAAATACCAATCTGTTAAAAATGTATACTGGATCCATAGCAATGCATCCCCTGTAATGCTGAAATGCGTATCCCTCCAGTAACCGATTTTCGGATTCTTACCAACGTATTCATCCCCTATATTCAAACCGCCGAAAAAACCAATTTTCCCATCAACAACGATAATTTTGCGGTGATTGCGGTAATTGAGCCGTTTATCGAAGAAGGTGATGAATGGAGGGAAAAAGCATCCTGTTTCTATGCCAGTGTCCCGGAGCCGTTTCAAATAGGCTTTTCCCAATCGACGGCTGCCGATCCCATCATATAACAACCGCACTTTAATCCCTTCTTGTGCTTTTCGAATCAACAACCGCTCGAATTGGGAACCAAGATGGTCGTCGCGGATAATGTAAAATTCAATGTGGATATGGTGCATAGCTGCGGCAATTGCTTCCAACATCGCTTCGAATGCTTGTTTCCCTTCGGAATAGATCGTCGTTTCATTGTAAGCCGTAATAGGAATGGTCGGCATCTTTATGAGCGATGCATGTTCGTCATGATCTCGCCGATTGTTTTCCTCATTCATAGCTTTCGTTATTCGTTGTTTGCACCGATCAATGAGGTCAGCCTTAAATTGTGTCCACTGCCTGTTTTTTTTTTCACCGAGTGTACGGTGACAAGAGTATTCTTTCGCCACAAAATAATACAGGATGAAACCGAGCAGGGGAAAGAGGAATAAGATTATAAGCCATACTATCGCTTTGTTCGATCGGCGATATTCCACAATGATGATGGCTGCAATTTGGACGATAAACAACAAGAGCGCTAAAATGATCCAAAGCAATGGTTACGTCTAACCTCCTTGTCCAAGAGATTCGGGTACTTAAGTGTTCTTTGTATAGAGTGACAAATCTATACGCAAGATACTACTAAGATTTTTTGGATAAAGGAGCAGTGAGGATGGAAAGGAATAGGCAACGATCAGATGCTTAATCATTGGCATTGACGTTGGTTCGACGACCGTCAAAGCAACCGTTGTTGATTCGGCAACCAATGTAATTTTGTGGTCGGATTATCAATCTCACCATACTAAGCAGGCGGAGAATGTTCTGGAATTTCTGGTCGATGGAGCTGTTCGATAACGAGATGCAAGAGAAGGGCCGCTCGATTCTGGATCAGGTGGAGCAAGACAATCGTCTCGCCATTCTGTTGATCGGCCGCCCCTATCACTCCGATCCGGGCTTAAATCATGGCGTACTGGAGGAGTTTCAGGTGCTGGGTTATCCCGTGTTGTCCATGCGCTCCATCCTCAAAGATGAAGCATGACTTCAACGGTTTTTCAAGAGCAACCTACAGAGCGGGCGAGTGGAATATGCTCTCGAAATGACCGACGTCTGGCCTGAAAACTTTAGTTCAAACAACATGCAGAAGGTGTGGGCAATTTCCACGCTCCATCCAACCCAATATAGCCGTCTTAGACCTGTCCAGCTTCAAGTGAGGTCAAGATAATCCCACCTACGATTGATCGACTCATATCATCTCAACCGTGGGCATGCCATATTCGGCTTTGCACGATATCGATACGAACAAACCTAGCGGTTCGATTAAAATACGCGTTAAGACGTATGCGCACAGCCTGGGCCTCCATGAAGAACGTTTACAGGATTTGGCCAAGAAAAAGGCGGAATTGCAGCATCTTAGAAGCGTTCCGAGTTGTTTGAAAAAAACATCTAAGAATAACCCCATACAGTGATATGGAGTGAAACGAGTTATGGTAATGGAGAAAAAGAATCTTGAGGTCGAGCTCCGCTTGTTTCAGGAAGAACAGGAGAAGGCGCCCGGTATGCCTTCGGGATTTTTCAACTGGCTTTCCTTTCGAAAAAGGGAGTTGGAAAATGTAAATCAAAGTTGATCGATCTCGTGAAATAGGGAAGAGGCATGTCAGGCAATGAGTCTCTTCCCGTCAAATCAGGCATTTCAAGGAGGGGGAGTTCGATGGGCGCGAGAAAAAAAAGTGCCATTATGCTCGTTTTATGTCTAAGTTTGCTTGTAACTGCTGGCTGCAGGACGGAGTCCGGCGAACGGACAAATCAATTGAAGACCAAGTCAAATATCACATCAAATCAATCTGCCAAACCTGTCGTATTGATCCTGATTGATTCTTTAATGGACAAGTCTCTGCAAAAAGCGATTAAAGAGGGCCGTGTACCCGCAATGCAGTATCTGCTCAATAAGGGGCAATATTTCCAGAAAGTCGTGAGTTCATTCCCTACGATGTCTGTGACGATTGACAGTTCATTATTAACAGGAACGTATGCAGACCAGCACCAAGTGCCTGGACTTGTTTGGTATAGCGGCAAAGAAAAACGCATGATTTACTATGGTAACGGTGCCAAGGAAGCGTTTAAAATTGATCAACTGCAAGTACTGATGGATGCCGTTTATCAGATAAATCAGGTTCAATTGAACAAAAAAACGAAAACTATACATGAAGAGTTAGCTGAAAAAGGTAAAGACTCCGCATCGGTTAATGCTATCGTTTTTAGAGGGAAGACGGAGCATATCTTAAATGTGCCGCAGTGGATTGCTTTCAGTACGCGTTTGCCGGAACATATTAACGTAACGGGACCGAAATGGTTGTCCTATGCGGCGCTTGCGCAGCAAGATCCAAAGAATGATGGGAATGCTCGACCATGGAAAAAATTCGGCATGAATGATGAATTTTCCGCGCAAGAGCTCGCATTTCTTGTTAAACAAAATAAACTTCCGAATGTAACTATTGCTTACTTTCCGGAAAATGATAACACCCTTCATAGAAAAGGCCCTACCGAGTTGGAGGGAATCGAGAAAGCCGATCAAGCGCTGCAGGACGTGCTTAACGCTTACGGTTCATGGGAGCAAGCTTTGAAGAAAGCGGTATGGATCGTCATGGGAGACAGTGCGCAAAGCTATGTATACGATGATCGCGAAAGATCCATTGTTGATTTAAGGCCACTGTTGAACCGTTACCGTATAGCAAAAATAAATCAATCCATAGGGACCGATGATCAGATCGTGATTTCCGCTAACGAACGAATGGCCTATGTGTATGCAATAGATTCAAAGATTAAATTATCGGACATCGTGAAGCTTTTGA
The window above is part of the Paenibacillus sp. FSL K6-0276 genome. Proteins encoded here:
- a CDS encoding class I SAM-dependent methyltransferase encodes the protein MKGGKYMPLSPQMYHWFVRPKWFTNKYIHEHIKNHFHLENKTVLDFGSGTGANYSIFNPGLYLDIEPDGKRVGLAKRLFPNHNFMIFKENLIPAQNDSIDYIFIVAVLHHIDDKQIKGYLLEFERILKPDGKVIVMEPYLCERKKWNNLFMNWYDDGNYIRHENSYLDLFQSAQYECQVLKKFTKCFLYNEIFFFATKKGTPFDHFTHKAIADSLKGSDIGDSCVPS
- a CDS encoding acyl-CoA dehydratase activase-related protein; protein product: MFWNFWSMELFDNEMQEKGRSILDQVEQDNRLAILLIGRPYHSDPGLNHGVLEEFQVLGYPVLSMRSILKDEA
- a CDS encoding tRNA-dihydrouridine synthase, yielding MSNEHNFWLDLPKPFFILAPMEDVTDVVFRHVISEAAKPDVFFTEFTNTESYCHPVGKDSVRGRLTFTEDEQPIVAHIWGNKPAFFEQMSIDMKKLGFRGIDLNMGCPVQNVAANGKGAGLIQHPEVAAEIIQAAKAGGLPVSVKTRLGYSDIDEWRDWLGHILKQDIANLSIHLRTKKEMSKVDAHWELIPEIKKLRDEIAPNTLLTINGDIPDRATGLKLAEQYGIDGVMIGRGIFTNPFAFEKEPKEHSARDFLNLLLLQLDLHDKYSKEEPRPFKPLLRFLKIYVRGFRGAGELRNQLMDTTSTDEVRRLVQPILDQELE
- a CDS encoding alkaline phosphatase family protein is translated as MGARKKSAIMLVLCLSLLVTAGCRTESGERTNQLKTKSNITSNQSAKPVVLILIDSLMDKSLQKAIKEGRVPAMQYLLNKGQYFQKVVSSFPTMSVTIDSSLLTGTYADQHQVPGLVWYSGKEKRMIYYGNGAKEAFKIDQLQVLMDAVYQINQVQLNKKTKTIHEELAEKGKDSASVNAIVFRGKTEHILNVPQWIAFSTRLPEHINVTGPKWLSYAALAQQDPKNDGNARPWKKFGMNDEFSAQELAFLVKQNKLPNVTIAYFPENDNTLHRKGPTELEGIEKADQALQDVLNAYGSWEQALKKAVWIVMGDSAQSYVYDDRERSIVDLRPLLNRYRIAKINQSIGTDDQIVISANERMAYVYAIDSKIKLSDIVKLLKNEDKLDIIAIKDEKNIHVTTGKSDKMFSYCPGGKYVDEYGQSWSLSGDPELADITITSNRIKYGKYPDVLARLYGAMHSHEGRYVVVTVQPGHEVIGESSPTHVGGGAHGSLHELDSLVPLIVSGTNTRPKTLRIIDIKDWILKLAE
- a CDS encoding phospholipase D-like domain-containing protein, which encodes MHAKVIISDQLACSGSANMDMRSFCEQFELNAVFFDGKVVDRLVQDFYRDLSVSYEISLSEFEKRSRIQKMKEVFARLLSPLF
- the cls gene encoding cardiolipin synthase gives rise to the protein MLWIILALLLFIVQIAAIIIVEYRRSNKAIVWLIILFLFPLLGFILYYFVAKEYSCHRTLGEKKNRQWTQFKADLIDRCKQRITKAMNEENNRRDHDEHASLIKMPTIPITAYNETTIYSEGKQAFEAMLEAIAAAMHHIHIEFYIIRDDHLGSQFERLLIRKAQEGIKVRLLYDGIGSRRLGKAYLKRLRDTGIETGCFFPPFITFFDKRLNYRNHRKIIVVDGKIGFFGGLNIGDEYVGKNPKIGYWRDTHFSITGDALLWIQYTFLTDWYLAKEQIITDSFYYPIQKSQGKELVQIVKSGPDEPILEFIFSFIISAKKRIYIETPYFIPDPSIC